In Acanthopagrus latus isolate v.2019 chromosome 16, fAcaLat1.1, whole genome shotgun sequence, one DNA window encodes the following:
- the LOC119005040 gene encoding protein max-like isoform X2 has translation MSENDDIEVDSDADKRAHHNALERKRRDHIKDSFHGLRDSVPALQGEKASRAQILDKATEYIQYMRRKNHTHQQDIDDLKKQNALLEQQVRALEKAKGNTQLQTNYSSDSSLYTNRKGSAVSAFDGGSDSSSESEPDEPPNRKKLRMEPS, from the exons ATGAGCGAAAACGATGACATCGAAGTCGACAGCGAT GCAGACAAGCGTGCACATCACAACGCACTCGAGCGTAAACGCAGGGACCACATTAAAGACAGCTTTCATGGTTTACGAGATTCTGTGCCCGCATTACAAGGGGAGAAG GCTTCCCGAGCACAGATTCTAGACAAAGCCACCGAGTACATCCAGTACATGAGGCGAAAAAACCATACCCACCAGCAAGACATCGATGACTTAAAGAAGCAGAATGCATTGTTGGAGCAGCAAG TTCGTGCACTGGAGAAAGCCAAGGGGAACACTCAGCTCCAGACAAACTACtcttctgacagcagcttgtACACAAACCGCAAAGGCAGCGCGGTGTCCGCCTTCGACGGCGGCTCCGACTCCAGCTCCGAATCGGAGCCGGACGAGCCGCCTAACAGAAAGAAGCTGCGCATGGAGCCCAGCTAG
- the LOC119004694 gene encoding sodium/bile acid cotransporter-like isoform X2 codes for MISLGCSMEISKIKAHLLKPKGVAIALLAQFVIMPLTAFSLAKILQLETIEAAALLICGCCPGGTLSNIFSLAIKGDMNLSIVMTSCSCMVGLGMMPLLLFILSHGFPGLENAVPYKGIITALALTLVPCGVGIIINHYKPKYSQIVKQAGIGILIISGIIISFLSYVAVKDLLWMIVRPGILTASALMPLTGFTLGYLLSTVCRLSPQCSRTVSMETGCQNIQLCLVILKVAFPPQVIGPMFLFPLIYITLQCAEALLLALCFRCYQTVKPPAEGASEDFEQVAVKQP; via the exons ATGATATCCCTTGGCTGTTCGATGGAGATTTCCAAAATCAAGGCCCACCTTCTCAAGCCTAAAGGAGTAGCCATCGCCTTGCTGGCCCAGTTCGTCATCATGCCCCTGACCGCCTTCAGTCTGGCCAAGATCCTCCAGCTGGAAACCATCGAGGCCGCGGCGCTGCTCATCTGCGGCTGCTGTCCAGGAGGGACCTTATCAAACATTTTCTCCCTGGCAATTAAGGGTGACATGAACCTCAG catcGTAATGACTTCCTGCTCCTGCATGGTGGGCCTGGGTATGATGCCGTTGCTGCTCTTTATCTTAAGCCATGGCTTCCCCGGCCTGGAAAACGCCGTGCCCTACAAGGGCATCATCACCGCTCTTGCGCTCACCCTGGTGCCCTGTGGAGTTGGCATTATCATAAACCACTACAAACCAAAATACTCGCAAATCGTGAAGCAG GCTGGCATCGGCATCCTGATCATCTCCGGCATCATCATTTCCTTCCTGTCTTACGTGGCCGTCAAAGACTTACTGTGGATGATTGTCAGACCTGGTATTTTGACCGCGTCTGCGCTGATGCCACTGACTGGCTTTACGCTGGGATACCTCTTGTCCACCGTGTGCAGACTCAGTCCACA ATGCAGCAGGACCGTCTCCATGGAAACAGGGTGTCAAAACATCCAGCTGTGCCTTGTCATCCTAAAGGTGGCTTTTCCCCCGCAGGTCATCGGACCGATGTTTCTCTTCCCTCTGATTTACATCACGCTCCAGTGTGCTGAGGCCCTTCTCCTGGCCCTGTGCTTCAGATGTTACCAAACAGTCAAGCCACCAGCTGAGG GTGCAAGCGAGGACTTTGAGCAAGTGGCGGTGAAGCAGCCATGA
- the LOC119005040 gene encoding protein max-like isoform X1: MSENDDIEVDSDADKRAHHNALERKRRDHIKDSFHGLRDSVPALQGEKNSVKQASRAQILDKATEYIQYMRRKNHTHQQDIDDLKKQNALLEQQVRALEKAKGNTQLQTNYSSDSSLYTNRKGSAVSAFDGGSDSSSESEPDEPPNRKKLRMEPS, translated from the exons ATGAGCGAAAACGATGACATCGAAGTCGACAGCGAT GCAGACAAGCGTGCACATCACAACGCACTCGAGCGTAAACGCAGGGACCACATTAAAGACAGCTTTCATGGTTTACGAGATTCTGTGCCCGCATTACAAGGGGAGAAG AACTCTGTCAAACAGGCTTCCCGAGCACAGATTCTAGACAAAGCCACCGAGTACATCCAGTACATGAGGCGAAAAAACCATACCCACCAGCAAGACATCGATGACTTAAAGAAGCAGAATGCATTGTTGGAGCAGCAAG TTCGTGCACTGGAGAAAGCCAAGGGGAACACTCAGCTCCAGACAAACTACtcttctgacagcagcttgtACACAAACCGCAAAGGCAGCGCGGTGTCCGCCTTCGACGGCGGCTCCGACTCCAGCTCCGAATCGGAGCCGGACGAGCCGCCTAACAGAAAGAAGCTGCGCATGGAGCCCAGCTAG
- the gpx2 gene encoding glutathione peroxidase 2, producing the protein MLKCKKCSKLFPNRTTQHFVNHAKTTSCSSVALQSLTSIYPKLVIGIACQVWISFLQGHLTPMKGSSLPRVSQVTERQGTVARRDPVCIQCGSTGAEMTFIAKTFYDLKATTLEGDLVDFNVFRGRVVLIENVASLUGTTTRDYSELNQLQSKYPHRLVVLGFPCNQFGYQENCSNGEILNSLQHVRPGGGFRPSFTIFEKCDVNGTNTHPVFAYLKDKLPYPDDDPNSLMQDPKFLVWSPINRTDVSWNFEKFLIGPEGEPFKRYSKKFPTIDIEPDIQRLLRLTKN; encoded by the exons atgttaaaatgtaaaaaatgttcaaagctTTTCCCCAATAggacaacacaacattttgtaaATCATGCTAAAACTACTTCATGTTCTTCTGTGGCTTTACAATCACTTACATCCATCTATCCGAAACTTGTGATCGGTATCGCGTGTCAGGTGTGGATCAGTTTCCTGCAGGGACATTTGACACCCATGAAAGGCAGCTCTTTGCCCCGGGTGAGTCAGGTGACCGAGCGGCAGGGTACAGTCGCACGCCGAGACCCCGTCTGCATCCAGTGTGGAAGCACAGGAGCCGAGATGACGTTCATCGCCAAGACCTTCTACGATCTGAAGGCCACCACGCTGGAGGGAGACCTGGTGGACTTCAACGTGTTCAGGGGACGCGTGGTCCTGATCGAGAATGTGGCCTCGCTCTGAGGCACCACCACCCGGGACTACAGCGAGCTCAACCAGCTGCAGAGCAAGTACCCGCATCGGCTGGTGGTCCTGGGTTTTCCTTGTAACCAGTTTGGATATCAG gagaaCTGCTCCAATGGCGAGATCCTGAACTCCCTGCAGCACGTGCGTCCAGGCGGAGGTTTTCGGCCCAGCTTCACCATCTTCGAGAAGTGCGATGTCAACGGAACAAACACGCACCCGGTCTTTGCCTACCTTAAAGACAAGCTCCCTTACCCCGACGATGACCCCAACTCCCTCATGCAGGACCCCAAGTTTCTGGTCTGGAGTCCCATCAACAGGACGGACGTCTCTTGGAACTTTGAGAAATTCCTCATCGGGCCAGAGGGAGAGCCCTTCAAAAGATACAGCAAAAAGTTCCCCACCATCGACATCGAACCCGACATCCAAAGACTGCTGAGATTAACTAAGAACTAA
- the LOC119004691 gene encoding sushi domain-containing protein 4-like — MFYFRRVTVPLHNHTHFSGSFPSSAEYRRQGKMCNGMTESISNAFWVHTSDTKQPLLLLLVLSVVSTGQGSGCVRPYMVQNSWVNLTETNRGSFPVGTVLQYSCDPGYLPDGPSILTCTTLGRWSSEPPHCIRSGACLPLSKPENGGYTCHPSPCRMFAHGTVIEFFCDDGFTLSGDYNYLTCQDGQWDGPMQINCVSQGCIRPSTVQHGSTNLTDTNKSLFPVGTVLQYNCDPGYLPIGRSILTCTSLGYWSSEPPRCIHSDGCVRPSTVQHGSTNLTETNRSSFPVGTILEYRCDPGYLADGPNILTCSALGHWSSQPPRCLRSDVCQPPYQPENGGYTCHPSTCGRLTHGTVIEYFCEEGYILKGDYKYLTCQYGEWDSQVKLSCLMEQDSDPTLPLGMPALSIVASTASSVALILLLVVLFVLLQPKLKSLHRRDQGVSGQPVSIVVEGVQVTLPSYEEAVCGSGASASAESRVQIVLSEGHHAAVPEAGPSRPSSLKQQQSEMAVVHPVPPSSSSSSPSPSSSTWVLEHAGAAAPSTSQRRPSAGSDQNSISLDSEMDYSDDMPLLKEA; from the exons CCGACGCCAG GGGAAGATGTGCAATGGAATGACAGAGTCAATATCAAACGCCTTTTGGGTCCACACCTCAGACACTAAACAGCCCCTCTTGTTGCTGCTGGTACTGAGTGTAGTGTCCACTGGACAAGGGTCAG GATGTGTGAGGCCATATATGGTCCAGAACAGCTGGGTAAACCTTACAGAAACCAACAGGGGCTCGTTCCCTGTGGGcacagtactgcagtacagCTGTGACCCTGGTTACCTGCCAGACGGACCCAGCATCCTTACCTGCACCACACTGGGACGCTGGTCCTCTGAACCTCCTCATTGCATACGCAGTGGTG caTGTCTACCCCTCTCCAAACCTGAGAATGGGGGCTACACCTGCCACCCATCCCCCTGTCGAATGTTTGCTCATGGCACTGTGATTGAGTTCTTCTGTGATGACGGCTTTACTCTCAGCGGAGACTATAACTACCTGACCTGTCAGGATGGTCAGTGGGATGGCCCCATGCAGATCAATTGTGTTAGCCAAG GTTGCATAAGGCCCTCTACAGTGCAACATGGCTCAACCAATCTGACCGACACCAACAAGAGCTTGTTTCCTGTTGGCACAGTACTGCAATACAACTGCGACCCAGGTTACTTGCCTATCGGACGTAGCATCCTCACCTGTACCTCACTTGGATACTGGTCCTCTGAACCTCCTCGTTGTATACACAGTGACG GTTGTGTTAGACCCTCTACAGTGCAGCATGGCTCAACTAATCTGACAGAAACCAACAGAAGCTCATTCCCTGTAGGCACAATACTGGAGTACCGCTGTGACCCCGGTTACCTGGCAGATGGACCAAACATCCTCACCTGCTCTGCACTTGGACACTGGTCCTCTCAACCCCCCCGCTGTTTACGCAGTGATG TATGCCAGCCTCCATATCAGCCAGAGAACGGGGGCTACACCTGCCACCCCTCAACATGTGGCAGACTTACTCATGGCACTGTTATTGAATATTTCTGTGAGGAAGGCTATATTCTGAAGGGGGACTATAAATACCTTACCTGTCAGTATGGTGAATGGGACAGCCAAGTGAAGCTCAGCTGCCTCATGGagcaag ACAGTGATCCAACTTTACCATTAGGGATGCCTGCCTTGTCCATCGTGGCATCAACAGCAAGCTCAGTGGCCCTAATCCTGCTCCTGGTGGTGCTGTTTGTACTTTTGCAGCCAAAACTCAAGTCTCTCCATCG ACGTGATCAGGGAGTGTCCGGCCAGCCTGTGTCGATCGTGGTTGAAGGTGTCCAGGTGACTCTGCCCTCGTATGAGGAGGCTGTGTGCGGCAGTGgagcctcagcctcagctgaGTCCCGCGTCCAGATAGTGCTGTCTGAGGGTCACCATGCCGCAGTGCCAGAGGCTGGCCCCTCTAGGCCTTCTTccctcaaacagcagcagtcagagatGGCTGTGGTCCACCCCGTAcctccatcctcatcctcctcatcacccTCACCCTCATCCTCTACCTGGGTTCTGGAGCACGCAggtgctgcagctccttcaacCTCACAAAGAAGGCCGTCTGCAGGCAGCGACCAAAACAGCATTTCTCTGGACTCTGAGATGGACTACTCTGATG ACATGCCATTGCTGAAGGAGGCCTGA
- the LOC119004694 gene encoding sodium/bile acid cotransporter-like isoform X1, which translates to MNVTMVHKGSGDIYNVSGNGSMGIMNVPANLNRTLDVLSVVTLFITMISLGCSMEISKIKAHLLKPKGVAIALLAQFVIMPLTAFSLAKILQLETIEAAALLICGCCPGGTLSNIFSLAIKGDMNLSIVMTSCSCMVGLGMMPLLLFILSHGFPGLENAVPYKGIITALALTLVPCGVGIIINHYKPKYSQIVKQAGIGILIISGIIISFLSYVAVKDLLWMIVRPGILTASALMPLTGFTLGYLLSTVCRLSPQCSRTVSMETGCQNIQLCLVILKVAFPPQVIGPMFLFPLIYITLQCAEALLLALCFRCYQTVKPPAEGASEDFEQVAVKQP; encoded by the exons ATGAATGTGACGATGGTCCACAAGGGATCAGGTGACATCTACAATGTCTCTGGCAATGGAAGTATGGGCATCATGAATGTACCCGCAAACTTAAACCGAACCCTCGATGTCCTCAGCGTCGTCACGCTCTTCATCACCATGATATCCCTTGGCTGTTCGATGGAGATTTCCAAAATCAAGGCCCACCTTCTCAAGCCTAAAGGAGTAGCCATCGCCTTGCTGGCCCAGTTCGTCATCATGCCCCTGACCGCCTTCAGTCTGGCCAAGATCCTCCAGCTGGAAACCATCGAGGCCGCGGCGCTGCTCATCTGCGGCTGCTGTCCAGGAGGGACCTTATCAAACATTTTCTCCCTGGCAATTAAGGGTGACATGAACCTCAG catcGTAATGACTTCCTGCTCCTGCATGGTGGGCCTGGGTATGATGCCGTTGCTGCTCTTTATCTTAAGCCATGGCTTCCCCGGCCTGGAAAACGCCGTGCCCTACAAGGGCATCATCACCGCTCTTGCGCTCACCCTGGTGCCCTGTGGAGTTGGCATTATCATAAACCACTACAAACCAAAATACTCGCAAATCGTGAAGCAG GCTGGCATCGGCATCCTGATCATCTCCGGCATCATCATTTCCTTCCTGTCTTACGTGGCCGTCAAAGACTTACTGTGGATGATTGTCAGACCTGGTATTTTGACCGCGTCTGCGCTGATGCCACTGACTGGCTTTACGCTGGGATACCTCTTGTCCACCGTGTGCAGACTCAGTCCACA ATGCAGCAGGACCGTCTCCATGGAAACAGGGTGTCAAAACATCCAGCTGTGCCTTGTCATCCTAAAGGTGGCTTTTCCCCCGCAGGTCATCGGACCGATGTTTCTCTTCCCTCTGATTTACATCACGCTCCAGTGTGCTGAGGCCCTTCTCCTGGCCCTGTGCTTCAGATGTTACCAAACAGTCAAGCCACCAGCTGAGG GTGCAAGCGAGGACTTTGAGCAAGTGGCGGTGAAGCAGCCATGA
- the LOC119005165 gene encoding ras-related protein Rab-15-like, translating into MAKQYDVLFRLLMLGDSGVGKTCMLRRFTESEFDPSHISTIGVDFKMKTLEIDGIKVRVQIWDTAGQERYQTITKQYYRRAQGIIFVYDITCKSSFLHLAKWASDVDECAPDVVQRILVGNKCDEELTRQVTTDQGSKLAETYGMDFFETSASININISESFTRLAELVLQAHKRDVDVLLGSLDDYLEKATLEEEKGGQEAEDNAQRGCAC; encoded by the exons ATGGCCAAACAGTACGACGTGTTGTTCAGGCTGCTCATGCTCGGGGACTCGGGGGTCGGGAAGACGTGTATGCTGCGCCGGTTCACGGAGAGTGAATTTGATCCCTCACATATCTCCACCATCG GCGttgactttaaaatgaaaacgcTTGAAATAGATGGAATCAAGGTGCGAGTGCAGATATG GGACACGGCAGGTCAGGAACGATATCAGACCATTACCAAACAGTACTACAGGAGGGCACAG GGCATCATCTTTGTGTACGACATCACATGCAAGTCGTCCTTTCTGCACCTGGCCAAGTGGGCGAGTGATGTCGACGAA tgtgCCCCAGACGTGGTGCAGAGGATACTGGTAGGGAACAAGTGTGACGAGGAGCTCACGAGGCAGGTGACAACGGACCAAGGAAGCAAG CTAGCAGAGACCTATGGGATGGACTTCTTTGAGACCAGTGCCTCCATCAACATTAACATCAGCGAG TCCTTCACTCGGCTGGCAGAACTGGTGCTGCAGGCTCACAAGAGAGACGTGGACGTCTTGTTGGGATCCCTGGATGATTACCTGGAGAAGGCCACTCTGGAAGAGGAGAAAGGCGGTCAAGAAGCCGAGGACAACGCTCAGAGGGGCTGCGCCTGTTAG